The Trichoderma atroviride chromosome 5, complete sequence genome contains a region encoding:
- a CDS encoding uncharacterized protein (EggNog:ENOG41~antiSMASH:Cluster_5.4~TransMembrane:6 (o12-30i42-65o77-100i112-134o154-171i191-214o)): protein MSSSTSDIQVASVAAGFTLGFGFLTVWKAIQHTMRNRRPWKSPYIYMIWGEIIANLCLGLIGWFFLDGQLGPEVPVLFFFIFFWVFEIQLLMQIIINRIAIIAEDDSTVVKLKWGTAGVITCINIAVFCIWIPSHTNPPVSELFVRINDIWDRISKILILIVDAGLNYYFLRTVKERLVKQHGLRKYAPLVTFNARLMVVSILMDAMLIGLMSLPNQDVYIQFHPVTYMVKLNIEMTMADLIMKLAKTENSDMSMPSTSRHRTETREEDEEEDTNGQQNYKMQPVLSTNPTGEDFSSIDDDMGQFDESKAASTRGILDGGIQVETTISSRISRNSRVGGGQNDGSDDELALSYPVR from the exons atgtcttcttccacgTCGGACATCCAAGTAGCCTCTGTGGCGGCCGGGTTCACCCTCGGCTTTGGGTTTCTGACGGTCTGGAAGGCAATCCAGCATACTATGAGAAACAGGCGGCCATGGAAGAGTCCGTACATCTATATGATTTGGGGAGAGATTATTGCAAACCTCTGTCTCGGCCTTATTGGATGGTTCTTTCTTGATGGCCAACTCGGTCCAGA GGTGCCCGTTCtattctttttcatctttttctgGGTGTTTGAGATCCAGCTACTGAtgcaaatcatcatcaatcGAATTGCAATTATCGCGGAAGACGACAGCACGGTAGTAAAGTTGAAATGGGGCACAGCAGGCGTTATTACCTGCATCAACATAGCCGTCTTTTGTATTTGGATTCCGTCGCATACCAATCCTCCAGTTAGCGAATT GTTTGTCCGCATCAACGACATTTGGGATCGCATCTCGAAGATCTTAATTTTAATTGTCGACGCTGGTCTCAACTACTATTTCCTGCGCACTGTTAAAGAGCGCCTCGTTAAACAACACGGACTTAGAAAATACGCTCCTCTAGTCACTTTCAATGCCAGGCTAATGGTAGTATCTATCCTCATGGAT GCTATGCTTATCGGACTTATGTCACTACCGAATCAGGATGTTTACATTCAATTCCACCCTGTTACGTACATGGTCAAATTGAACATTGAAATGACAATGGCAGACCTCATTATGAAACTTGCAAAAACCGAGAACTCAGACATGAGCATGCCATCCACGTCCCGCCACCGAACCGAGACtcgggaagaagatgaagaagaagacacgAATGGGCAACAAAATTACAAGATGCAGCCTGTACTCAGCACCAATCCTACAGGCGAAGATTTCTCTTCCATCGACGATGACATGGGTCAGTTCGACGAATCTAAAGCTGCTAGCACGCGAGGAATTTTGGACGGAGGGATCCAAGTCGAAACTACCATCTCGTCGAGAATCTCTCGAAACTCCAGAGTTGGTGGGGGGCAGAATGATGGCTCAGATGACGAGCTTGCACTGTCGTATCCTGTCCGGTGA
- a CDS encoding uncharacterized protein (TransMembrane:1 (o6-23i)~antiSMASH:Cluster_5.4~SMCOG1034:cytochrome P450) — protein sequence MSNLIIVQGIVVALAFIIYRLFFRKKDALLPLPPGPKPLPILGNINDLPPPGVPEFQHWLPFKDKYGPVSSVNVLGQTMVILHDSDAVQELLEKTSLKTSARAQLFFASEMCGFAAFLPAMPYDDEFRQHRKYIHQQLGTKTLAARFSDIQDVESKRLLLRILNDPENLVEHIKAEASAIILKITYGYTIEPLNPDPLVKLIEDVMSNLSAAFVPMSWSVDIIPALRHLPDWFPGTVFKRTARKWKAINEAVVSTPYHFVRKQMELGIHQEESYVSGLIRSYGNEDGSGVSPEDMNIIQLTATSMYGGGADTTVSTLMTFIIAMIKFPDVQRKAQEEIDRVVGSGRLPGYEDRDNLPYTDAIAKEALRYFPVVPIGTAHKTEEELYFRGYRIPKDSYILPSIWWFLHDPKVYHDPEAFDPARYLEPRNEPDPLGDAFGYGRRVCPGRYLATESLYLTIARLIAAFTIERAVDDNGKPIDVEFKHSAGLVDHPHLFSYSIRPRNQKYANLVRKVERDHPWEESDAAHLKGDLIEEYKANCKALAKKEA from the exons ATGTCTAATTTAATAATTGTCCAGGGCATTGTTGTTGCCCTggcttttattatttatcGCCTCTTTTTCCGCAAGAAGGACGCACTCCTCCCACTACCACCAGGCCCAAAGCCTCTTCCCATTCTTGGAAACATCAACGATCTTCCACCCCCGGGTGTACCAGAGTTTCAACACTGGCTTCCTTTCAAGGACAAATATGGCCCTGTCAGCTCGGTCAATGTACTGGGCCAGACAATGGTCATTCTTCATGATTCAGACGCCGTCCAGGAGCTTCTAGAGAAGACTTCGCTGAAGACATCTGCACGAGCCCAGTTGTTTTTTGCAAGTGAGATGTGTGGCTTTGCCGCATTCCTTCCTGCTATGCCATATGATGACGAATTCCGTCAACACCGCAAATATATTCACCAGCAGCTGGGGACTAAAACCCTTGCGGCTCGGTTTAGCGATATCCAGGACGTAGAGTCTAAGCGTCTTCTATTGCGCATACTAAACGATCCTGAAAACCTTGTGGAGCACATAAAAGC CGAGGCATCGGCAATTATTCTTAAAATTACCTATGGTTATACTATTGAGCCGCTGAACCCAGATCCTCTGGTGAAGCTCATCGAGGATGTCATGTCGAATCTGTCTGCTGCCTTTGTACCCATGTCGTGGTCTGTTGATATCATCCCCGCTCTCAGACATCTCCCAGATTGGTTCCCTGGCACAGTCTTCAAGCGGACTGCTCGCAAATGGAAAGCCATCAATGAGGCCGTCGTCAGCACCCCTTACCACTTTGTTAGAAAACAAATGGAATTGGGTATCCACCAAGAAGAGTCATATGTCTCTGGGCTTATTAGAAGTTATGGCAACGAAGATGGTTCTGGGGTAAGCCCGGAAGATATGAACATTATACAGCTCACGGCCACAAGCATGTATGGCGGTGGCGCAGACACTACGGTATCGACCCTCATGACGTTCATCATTGCCATGATCAAGTTTCCAGATGTTCAACGAAAGGCCCAAGAAGAGATTGACCGCGTGGTTGGCTCTGGCCGCCTGCCTGGGTACGAAGACCGAGACAATCTGCCCTACACCGATGCTATTGCCAAAGAAGCACTTCGTTACTTCCCGGTAGTTCCAATTGGGACAGCGCATAAGACGGAAGAGGAACTTTATTTCCGGGGTTACCGCATTCCCAAGGACTCGTATATTCTGCCGTCTATCTGGTGGTTCTTGCACGACCCCAAGGTCTACCACGATCCCGAAGCCTTTGATCCTGCACGCTATTTGGAACCTCGAAACGAACCTGATCCTCTGGGCGACGCATTTGGATATGGCCGCAGAGTATGCCCTGGAAGATACCTTGCAACCGAAAGCCTTTATCTCACAATTGCACGACTTATTGCGGCGTTTACAATTGAAAGGGCAGTAGACGACAACGGCAAGCCGATTGATGTGGAATTTAAGCACTCAGCTGGTCTGGTTGATCACCCTCATCTATTCTCATACAGCATCAGGCCGCGAAACCAAAAGTACGCCAATCTTGTCCGAAAGGTGGAAAGGGACCACCCGTGGGAGGAGAGCGACGCAGCGCATCTTAAAGGAGATTTGATTGAGGAATACAAAGCAAACTGCAAAGCGCTggcgaaaaaagaggcaTGA